In uncultured Bacteroides sp., one genomic interval encodes:
- a CDS encoding dCMP deaminase family protein, whose translation MNAIELKQQELDTRYIRMANIWAENSYCIRRKVGALIVKDKMIISDGYNGTPSGFENICEDEQNLTKPYVLHAEANAITKIARSNNSSEGATLYVTASPCIECAKLIIQSGIKRVVYSEKYRLEDGINLLKRANIEVVYLDPTEQNQI comes from the coding sequence ATGAATGCTATAGAATTAAAACAACAAGAACTTGACACGCGCTATATACGTATGGCTAATATCTGGGCTGAGAATTCATACTGCATCAGACGAAAAGTTGGAGCATTGATTGTCAAAGACAAGATGATTATTTCTGACGGGTATAATGGAACACCATCCGGATTTGAAAATATATGTGAAGATGAGCAGAATTTAACGAAACCATATGTACTACATGCTGAAGCAAATGCGATTACTAAAATAGCCCGTTCCAACAACAGCAGTGAAGGGGCAACATTATATGTAACAGCATCTCCATGTATAGAATGTGCCAAGCTTATTATTCAGTCAGGCATTAAAAGAGTGGTTTATTCAGAAAAATATCGTTTGGAAGATGGTATTAATTTATTAAAACGCGCAAATATTGAAGTTGTATATTTAGATCCTACCGAACAAAACCAAATATAA
- a CDS encoding S41 family peptidase yields the protein MSTNKSSRFTPIIIAVSIVVGILIGTFYTKHYSGSRLGIINSSSNKLNALLRIIDDQYVDTVNMQELVENAMPQILAELDPHSKYIPAKDLEAANSELEGSFSGIGIQFRIQNDTIHVNSVIKGGPSEKVGLMPGDQIIRVNDTLFVGKKVTNDIAMSKLKGKKGTEVKLTIKRFGEKKLLSYTIVRGDIPVTSIYAAYIISKNIGYVYINKFGRTTHVELLSALALLSQRNCQGLIIDLRGNTGGFMEAAIRMVNEFLPEGKLIVYTEGRKYPRTEEFANGTGSCQKMPIVVLVDEGSASASEIFAGAIQDNDRGMIIGRRTFGKGLVQQPIEFSDGSAIRLTIARYYTPSGRCIQRPYVNGNDEDYEMDWLNRYDHGEFFSKDSIKQDKSLRYSTSLGRPVYGGGGIMPDVFVPQDTIGSTSYYTSVMTKGLDILFGYKYTDQNRNKLKQFKDANSLANYLRGQNLVEQFVRYADSNGVKRRNLLIQISHKLIEKRLYGRIIDSMLGQEEYIKYINKSDNTVLKAVEILQKGQAFPTAPVKPNISKKKR from the coding sequence ATGAGTACAAATAAATCTTCACGCTTTACTCCTATTATTATTGCGGTAAGTATTGTGGTCGGAATATTAATCGGTACATTTTACACAAAACACTATTCGGGAAGCCGATTGGGTATTATAAACAGTTCGTCAAACAAACTAAACGCACTGCTCCGAATTATTGATGATCAGTATGTGGATACAGTTAATATGCAAGAACTGGTAGAAAATGCAATGCCTCAAATTCTGGCAGAATTGGATCCACACTCAAAATATATTCCGGCAAAAGATCTGGAAGCAGCAAATTCTGAGCTTGAAGGAAGTTTTAGCGGAATAGGAATCCAATTCCGTATTCAAAATGATACAATACATGTTAACAGTGTTATAAAAGGTGGTCCTTCTGAAAAAGTAGGATTAATGCCAGGCGACCAGATTATCCGAGTTAATGATACCCTTTTCGTTGGGAAAAAAGTGACGAATGATATCGCCATGAGTAAGCTGAAAGGTAAAAAAGGAACAGAGGTTAAACTTACTATAAAACGCTTCGGTGAGAAAAAACTTCTTTCTTATACAATCGTTCGTGGAGATATTCCAGTTACAAGTATCTATGCTGCATACATTATCAGCAAAAACATTGGATATGTATATATTAATAAGTTTGGTAGAACTACTCATGTGGAATTACTTAGTGCTTTAGCACTACTTAGCCAGCGCAACTGTCAGGGACTAATTATTGACTTACGTGGAAACACAGGAGGGTTCATGGAAGCAGCTATTAGAATGGTAAATGAGTTCTTACCTGAAGGAAAACTTATTGTTTATACAGAAGGACGAAAATATCCAAGAACAGAAGAATTTGCAAACGGAACTGGTAGTTGCCAGAAAATGCCAATTGTAGTTTTGGTTGATGAGGGTTCAGCTTCAGCTAGTGAAATATTTGCAGGAGCTATTCAGGATAACGACCGTGGTATGATTATTGGAAGACGAACTTTTGGAAAGGGATTAGTACAGCAACCTATCGAATTTAGTGATGGATCGGCTATCCGTCTTACTATAGCTCGATATTATACTCCTTCAGGAAGATGTATTCAGCGTCCTTATGTGAATGGTAACGACGAAGATTACGAAATGGACTGGTTAAATCGCTATGATCATGGTGAATTTTTCTCAAAAGACAGCATTAAACAAGATAAAAGTCTACGTTACTCTACAAGTTTAGGAAGGCCGGTATATGGTGGCGGAGGTATTATGCCAGACGTCTTTGTTCCTCAAGACACGATTGGATCTACTTCTTATTACACTTCAGTTATGACCAAAGGACTTGATATTCTATTTGGATACAAATACACAGATCAGAATAGAAATAAGCTGAAGCAGTTTAAAGATGCAAATTCATTGGCTAACTACCTGAGAGGACAGAATCTTGTGGAACAATTTGTAAGATATGCAGATAGTAATGGAGTTAAGAGGAGAAATCTTTTGATTCAGATATCACACAAACTAATTGAAAAGAGATTATATGGACGTATCATTGACAGTATGCTGGGTCAAGAAGAATATATTAAGTACATTAATAAATCTGATAATACTGTTCTAAAGGCAGTCGAGATTCTACAAAAAGGACAAGCATTCCCCACTGCCCCTGTAAAGCCCAATATTTCAAAAAAGAAAAGATAA
- a CDS encoding 5-formyltetrahydrofolate cyclo-ligase, translating to MNYSKKQQIRKTISERKKTLTEFFFLDFSSKLFIHLESLPVFQNAKTILLYHSLKDEVRTHAFIEKWKNQKILILPVVNGKNLILKEYNDSSKLLTGAYGIQEPTGELFSDYNKIDLAIIPGVSFDKVGNRLGRGKGYYDRLLPKIKAFKIGICFSFQLSEKIPVEPHDTKMNLIITENGILNEK from the coding sequence ATGAATTACTCAAAAAAGCAACAAATAAGAAAAACTATTTCTGAAAGAAAAAAAACACTAACAGAATTTTTTTTTCTGGATTTCTCCAGCAAATTGTTTATCCACCTAGAATCTCTCCCCGTTTTTCAAAATGCAAAAACAATCTTGTTATACCACTCCCTAAAAGATGAAGTAAGGACACATGCTTTTATTGAAAAATGGAAGAATCAGAAAATTCTAATTTTGCCGGTAGTTAATGGCAAAAACTTAATACTAAAAGAATATAATGATTCATCTAAATTACTGACTGGAGCTTACGGTATACAAGAACCTACAGGCGAATTATTTTCTGATTACAATAAAATAGATTTGGCAATAATCCCCGGCGTTTCATTTGATAAAGTTGGCAACAGACTTGGAAGAGGAAAAGGATATTACGATCGCCTTTTACCTAAAATTAAAGCTTTTAAAATAGGAATATGTTTTTCTTTTCAACTTTCAGAAAAAATTCCAGTTGAACCACATGACACAAAAATGAACTTAATTATTACAGAAAATGGGATACTTAACGAAAAATAA
- a CDS encoding DUF721 domain-containing protein, with protein sequence MKRNNAVSIGDAIRKFLRDERLESPLNEQRLINAWKEVLGPGIASYTDGLFIKNQILYVHLTSAALRQELMMGRELLVKNLNRQVGAQVITNIIFR encoded by the coding sequence ATGAAAAGGAATAATGCTGTATCAATTGGTGATGCAATCCGTAAATTTTTGCGGGATGAACGTCTGGAATCTCCGCTAAATGAACAACGATTGATTAATGCATGGAAAGAGGTCTTAGGGCCAGGGATCGCTTCTTATACAGATGGATTATTTATTAAAAATCAGATACTCTATGTACATCTTACTTCTGCAGCATTGCGGCAGGAATTAATGATGGGTAGAGAATTACTTGTGAAAAATCTGAATCGTCAAGTAGGCGCACAAGTTATTACGAATATTATTTTTCGTTAA
- the recF gene encoding DNA replication and repair protein RecF (All proteins in this family for which functions are known are DNA-binding proteins that assist the filamentation of RecA onto DNA for the initiation of recombination or recombinational repair.) — MVLKHISILNYKNLEQVELDFSFKLNCFFGLNGMGKTNLLDAVYYLSFCKSSGNPVDSQNIHHDEDFFMIQGFYESADGSPEEIYCGQKRHQKKQFKRNKKEYSRLSDHIGFLPLVMVSPSDSALIAGGSEERRRFIDLVISQYDKEYLDALIRYNKALQQRNTLLKSEQPVDEELFLVWEEMMATAGEVVFRKRKYFIEEFIPIFQSFYSFISQGQELVGLSYVSHAQVNSLLDVLKESRVKDRIMGYSLRGIHKDELVMSLGDFAIKREGSQGQNKTYLVALKLAQFDFLKRTGEKTPLLLLDDIFDKLDASRVEQIIKLVAGDNFGQIFITDTNREHLDKILKKMGSDYKMFEVNNGNINSKENIDNEKE; from the coding sequence ATGGTATTAAAACATATTTCTATACTTAATTATAAGAACCTGGAACAAGTTGAATTAGATTTTTCTTTTAAACTAAATTGTTTTTTTGGTTTAAATGGGATGGGAAAAACAAATCTTCTTGATGCTGTTTACTATCTTTCTTTTTGCAAAAGTTCTGGTAATCCTGTTGATTCGCAAAATATACATCATGATGAGGACTTTTTTATGATTCAAGGTTTTTATGAATCAGCAGATGGCTCTCCTGAAGAAATATATTGTGGACAAAAACGTCATCAAAAGAAGCAATTTAAAAGGAATAAAAAGGAATATAGCCGTCTTTCTGACCATATTGGTTTTTTGCCTCTTGTAATGGTTTCTCCTTCTGATTCGGCTTTGATTGCAGGTGGGAGTGAAGAGCGTCGTCGATTTATTGATCTTGTAATTTCGCAGTATGATAAAGAATATTTAGATGCTTTGATTCGTTATAATAAAGCATTGCAGCAACGAAATACTTTACTTAAAAGTGAACAACCTGTCGACGAAGAACTTTTTCTGGTGTGGGAAGAGATGATGGCAACTGCAGGTGAAGTGGTTTTTCGTAAACGAAAATATTTTATAGAAGAATTTATTCCTATTTTTCAGTCTTTCTATTCATTCATTTCTCAAGGACAGGAATTAGTAGGATTGTCTTACGTGTCTCATGCTCAGGTAAATTCATTATTAGATGTCTTAAAGGAATCTAGAGTAAAGGATCGTATAATGGGATATTCTTTAAGAGGAATTCATAAAGATGAGTTAGTTATGTCATTAGGCGATTTTGCTATAAAACGTGAAGGTTCACAAGGGCAGAATAAAACATATTTGGTTGCTTTAAAATTAGCACAGTTTGATTTCTTAAAACGTACAGGAGAAAAAACTCCGTTACTTTTATTGGATGACATATTCGACAAGCTAGATGCTTCACGTGTGGAACAAATCATAAAATTAGTAGCAGGTGATAATTTTGGTCAGATATTTATTACCGATACTAATCGTGAACATCTGGATAAGATATTGAAAAAGATGGGGAGTGATTATAAAATGTTCGAGGTAAATAACGGTAATATAAATAGTAAGGAGAATATTGATAATGAAAAGGAATAA
- a CDS encoding tetratricopeptide repeat protein, whose product MAEQDKHEQKLNVGDALDRSEAYLVKNKKGIIGGIAAVIIIIAAFFAYKYLYLAPREEKAEIAIFKGEEYFGQDAYEIALNGDSVGYKGFIKIADEFSGTKTANLAKAYAGICYAQLGKYQEAEKYLGDFDGNDQMVSPAILGALGNCYAQLNQLDKAVSTLQDAAKKADNNTLSPIYLLQAGLIMEQQGKYADALEAYNTIKDKYFNSYQAMDIDKYIERATALKK is encoded by the coding sequence ATGGCAGAACAAGACAAACATGAACAGAAACTAAATGTGGGAGATGCGCTTGATAGATCTGAAGCATATTTAGTTAAAAACAAAAAAGGAATTATCGGAGGTATCGCCGCAGTTATCATTATTATAGCTGCGTTCTTTGCTTACAAGTATCTTTATTTAGCTCCTAGAGAAGAAAAAGCAGAAATTGCAATATTCAAGGGAGAAGAGTATTTTGGACAAGATGCTTACGAGATCGCTCTTAATGGAGACAGTGTCGGTTATAAAGGATTTATTAAAATTGCAGATGAATTTAGCGGCACAAAAACTGCAAATCTGGCTAAAGCATATGCCGGTATTTGTTATGCTCAGCTAGGTAAATATCAAGAAGCAGAAAAATATCTTGGAGATTTTGACGGTAATGACCAAATGGTTTCTCCTGCTATCTTAGGTGCATTAGGAAACTGCTATGCTCAGCTAAATCAACTAGACAAGGCTGTTTCTACTTTACAGGATGCTGCTAAGAAAGCTGACAACAATACTTTAAGTCCTATTTACTTATTGCAAGCAGGTTTAATAATGGAACAACAAGGAAAATATGCTGATGCTCTTGAAGCATATAATACCATTAAAGATAAATATTTCAATTCTTATCAGGCTATGGATATTGATAAATACATCGAAAGAGCCACTGCTTTGAAAAAATAA